The Rhipicephalus sanguineus isolate Rsan-2018 chromosome 4, BIME_Rsan_1.4, whole genome shotgun sequence DNA window GAAGCCCCGGACAGGAGAGCTACGGCATCCGTGCCGTAATAATCGGCCACCAGCACATGTTTCATGGTCATTAAGGTAGCCAGAGCGACCGAAGACGCAGCTCGCACAACCACGTGTGTCAGGCTGCGGGTCTCTGGCGTCAAGAGAAGCAAGAAGCCTAAGACGAGCGCGTTACCGGTCGTCAAGGTAGTTCGGCTCACTAGACCCACATCGGCAACTAGAGGCAGTAGGACTCTTCCAAGGATCTCAGGCGCTGAAGCATACGTGACCGTAAGCTCAGCGTGCGCTCGAGATACACCGCTATCCAGGGCATAGTCGACTAATGTTGACAGGTGCACCGCGTTGACGTAGTCCAACAACACGGATCCCATCACAACAGCATAGAAACTGGGCTTCAGTAGTGGTTGGGGCATTTTTCCAAGCATATCACGAATCTTCATGGATTTGCTGCTTTTAATGGGCTGCGTCTCTCTCACTGGACGTCTGGACACCAGTGCTTCTATGCCGTCGCGCTTTAACCAAGGGGGCTCCTTCAGGACAATGGAGAATGCCGTAACGTGCATACTAAGGGCTGCGTATATCAGCAATGCACCGCGGAAGCCATACGTTGCTCTCAAGTAGGACAGCAGCGCCGGGAAAACAATGGCGCTTGTGGGGTCAGCAGCAAACTTCAGACCGGAAGCAATGCCACGGTACTTTTGGAAGTACTGCATTATTTCCACCAGGTTGCACATCAAGACAATGCCGGCTCCGAGGCCTGTAAAAACACGCCGAAAGAGTGATCACAAAATCGGAAATGTAAGGACGCTTATCTACAATGAGACCTTAATCACTGTATGTCTATGTTATGTTCCTAAATTTCAAAACATTTAGCAAAAATCGCACCTGAAGCGTTTTATATAACATGTAACAAAAAATAGGCGAATAAATGGTGAAGTTAAAACAGTGATTTATATAGAACATTACGATTTTAGGCAATAGCGCTTCAAAGAAGGGAGTCGCAACGCTCTCTCATGCTGAATTTCGGCGCAAGAGGAATAGGTGACGCTAAAACAGGCAATCGCAGGGAACTGAGGGATGCAGCGGCTTTCGTTCGAAACGCCACGCGGGTGAGCAGCGGCACACACAGGTATTTTTTCCGCTCCGTATGCCACGGTGGagtagtggttatgatgctcggctgctgacccgaaagtcacgggttcgatccctgccgcggcggtcgcaattagatagaggcgaaatgccagagacccgtgtactgtgcgatgtcagtgcacgttaaagcaccacAGATGGTGGACATTTCTGGGGCCTTCCTCTACGGCGTCTGATATACTCATATCGTGCTTTCCGCCCTGTAAACAAATACCTCTCCGTCCACGTTATAGCGATGTCAGCGCTTTAAAAAAATGATTTTATGTTTTGGTTGAACGTGAGTGCGATGACAAGCCCCGCAAGCCGTGAAAGGTATTGTGTCGCGTGGTGCCATGCAAGCACACCAATGCGGCAATGTTTCCTGTATCTGTCAATTGGTGGAGCTAGGCCTCCGCCATACCTGTTTCCCGCCACCAACCCGGCGTgaccatgccggtcatgtgacccgtgcctcgctgaccaatcacccttcttccccctccataaaaccgcctgcaataagcGCGGGAGAGCAGCAGTGAGGCAAACCCTAGGAATTTATCCCAAGATCTAGCAATTTTTATCTGTTTTAGGGATTTAGCGCCTTTTTGTTGAATCTACGGGTTTTTCTAAGGATCTGGTAAAGTTACACTACGTGGCCCGTTTAGAGGCACtactaagcaatcgcgctttcaGCACTATAAAGGTTGCACAAAGCAATTTTGGCTATCTCCTGCTCACCTATTTTAAGAGAACTTTGGTGTTCTGCTGGGACGAGCGAAAGCGATAGCAGTTCTGTAATGCGAGATTATTATATGCTGAATACTGggggaaatgaaactttgacgtcGTGAGCGTTTAGCATGCACGCGCCTATCATGATTAGCGCCCTGAGTGACTGCTGCTctgagaaacaaagagaaattttCATTGTAGTCCACATGAACATGTGACAAACACGCTCACTGCGTGATCCTCGCAGAAGACCGCGATGTTGTCAGCGTCTGCCAGCACTCCAGCATGTTGCAACTTGAAACCTCGGATGTTTTCGCTGCATATCACTGCTAAACCGAAGTGCTCGAGGTATGTCAAGAGCTCCATGTCAAAGAAGTGCTCCGTGTCAAATAACTACTTAACCAGGAGGCTTTGAGAGAAACCGAGTGAAAGTAGGACTGAAAGTTGGTTGAGCTGGTACGGGTTCATTATTATGAAAACCTCGTCATGAAAAGAGACAAGACTGTTCGGGTGTTTTAAGTCTTTTCGTCGTGCCGTTTTGATGAAAGCGAAAAACGTGACAAAAACCGCGAAGCTGATCGAAAGTACAGAGGGAATGCGTAGCTATCAGCCAATAAAGAAAGGGCCACGTACACGTCCTGCAACTCATGCAACACTGATTCCAAATGTGGAAAACTAGAATTTGACCACCACCTCGCAAGCTGCAAGTACCAGAAAGGCGCTACAGACTTGCAGCACGCCCGAATAATCACATATATGCCTTCAATGAGTGCGCATGTTAACTCGACAGACAAATCTGTCCCTGTAGCAACTGGCGCCATCTGTAAGCACTTTATATGTAACTCCACAAAACATGTAGAAAGATGACCTTAAATGGTTTTTAATATGGTGTGTTTTACTTTTCACAACATTCAGAAGAATTCGGTGAAAGAGCGCACTGTCCTAATGCATTGTTCAAAGTGAATTAGCCTGAATAATGGCCTCAAAAAGGCACTCTAGGGATTTTCTCGTAATCTAGGGAATTCTCGAGGCTCTATCTTGGAATAAAACGTTGTCTTAGGTTGGCATTACTGGAGAGCAGTCTCctgtcagtctcgccgaagctcgGTCAACGAGTCGTCACtctacgcgccctcccgtcgctTGGCCTGCCGCGGGGTTACTATGCTTCTGCTtatacaacacatggcgacgaggtacTGAACGCGCTTCTACAGGCGatgccaggaagagcacgacgtacgtgacattACGCTACGAGTCACattttctgctgcgcgtcggtgctttggcttcctgcacgctacaaggGCGTCGGCCTGAATTTCTTCCTTccgcttggatggatggatggatgctctgagcgtccgctttataacggggcggtgacaagagTGCCACCAGGCTCTACAAAAAAAAgtcctttactcttctttttcttagcgttggtctagtgtctctacttcaattaaatctatcttactacagaaaaaaaacttagattctcagcccagttctctgccctttacggcagaatgtccttacctTTTTCCAatattttttgtcctttctctgtaATTTTcttccaccaatactctaaccgtctcttacttatctCAAACGCGGGTGCgttcagcttttcattgttgtccctaaaacccaaggcgtaatgtaggctcgtgcccaaacgtacacctgggtggatatctccacatttaTTCAGAatatgctccgccgtttccttatctccccgcagcacgtgcattgttcttctttgctgaatctcgctttataattacgcgttctaaggcaaccccatctcgcttcaaacagcatCTCGCTTCAAACCCCAtcgcgcttccccttgaattatcgtaaaatacctcccttcttatttcatttttgccctttcggtagctactcaaagccggttttttctccatagctgccgtccagtaaatcctttcCGCCCCTGTGACTTTTCGCTTGGCGCTCTTTCTTGACATagtgcttacactaccagccgtatatttactagtgagcctgctagttctttttctccatgtGTGTCCACGtactatacaaataacggaacaccttttctgcccatctactctccttcatattccttagcctttctacgaaactcattttgctctgagcttcccccGCCTCAAAGCCTGTGcatcccatatctccctttacagcctcatttgtcgtcttcccatcagcacccaacgcgaggcgtcccacagtcctttgactTATATcaattcccgattgcacctctgccttcatgcacaccactgagtaccTAAAATTTaaccccggaaccattacacctttccacaaacctcgaagcacctcgtacctattgtatccccacaacgctctgtgctttattattgtagcattcctctttccttttgctgccgagggtTTTTCCTGGACCTCCAtatacctgtcaccctcatttaccgATACTCCGacgtacttgtattcgctcaccctcggtatttcttggccctgtattgacagcGGCTGATCACAAGCATCATGgagtaccatcaatccacattttcttACACTAAACCCTAGTCCTAGAGCTCCACCTTTGCTTCCGCCTACATcggccagccgctgtatatcatctcgactgtcagcaaataagacaatatcgtcagcataaaataatcctggaagcttctgcttaATCATCACGCCACaatgtttgtgtgacagattaaaaccaatgttgctaccttctagcgctttttccatactcaccatgtacagcatgaataacagcggggacaaaggacatccctacctcagccccttgctaatctcaacgttgtCTTAGCtgctcattccttcccattctatgcaaactgtattttctcggtatatctccctcaaaagctgtatatagtcgtcgcctgtgcccattcctttcaatatatcccacaaaatgtcctgattaacgttgtcgtacgccctagtgatgtctagaaaagcaatgtacaagggcctattttctattttagatatttctatacactgagtgagaagaaaaaagtttatcgtctaaccgcctgtccactcgaaatccattctggagttctcccaaaatatagttatgttctgcccactttCTATTtccatttttactgcttgcatcgccaacttttatagtaccgatgtaatggttaatggtctatacgagcgaatgtagTCCTTtcctcccttgcctttatagattaagtttatTCTACTTTTTCACCAACTATCCGGTATATACCTGTCCTTTAGGCaattttctacggctttcagcagagCTTCTTTAGCGCTATGTcttagttcgttaatgaggctaacgggaatcccatctacaCCCGCGGCAgggcgctttggaatttttccttcggcctttttccagttgaagttttccagtactagctcttcctcggttgctctctccgccacacttttactcaccggggaaatcccctggacgctctttttaaacgaatcggctgttacctttcggatgtaacctagcgcttcatacccttccaattggtttcctccttcatcgacaatatgttgttgcgttgtgacagacttcctacctagcgccttaatgtggctccaaaatatcctaggcgcggcctcctttttttcctgacactctgtcacccagcgttcactttcacctttaatttttgcctcgaccaatttctgtataactgattttttctctaaatatatttcctatattttcttgacttcgtcctgcggccgcttctcctttctTGCCCTTCTATGATCCCGTGATACTTCACGCCGCTTCCcggatcgcttcccggatttccttgttccaccaacttttacagcgagagctgttatgagatcatttcaacggccgtttttggtggcgtagttgtccgccgccgccgccgccgccgccgccgccgccgccgccgctgccgccgccgccgccgccgccgccgccggtgtccgtaaccactatcgctcgaaataagaaaaaaaacgaaataagaaaaaatttccaggatggaacggggttcgaacctgggtcctctgcgtgggagcccagtgttgtacctcagagccatgccggtgcttggaactgccttgcaaaacgacgctatacaagtctcatgtccagaaggaaccacattaacatatgtaatttactgtggtagaagagtgaaataacaaccacgcaccacgcaacgcgaattctgtaaccaggcgtcacacaatgcgaattgcgcaacgagtgggctgttggatgcttccaacccactacaaggggctctgcaataattcttcatcgtcatcaggcacaacaccaacaaagtgcgcatgatgccttacatgtttttagcgggtaccacggctccccgttgaatgacgaaaaatggcatagtggctgctgccctacttcacagaaattatgatttatagcgtagtgggttcctcgcaagtgcacttgcattggttgccaaggaagcccatgagcccatcatccatttcctcagggtctcaacaaagttcttcccccctctctctgtctctctttctcacgtcaatgtatgttatattgtatggtgggagagtaaaatagcgaccgggcgtcacacaatgcgaattacgtaactggtgagccgtttaaagcttccagcccattacgaagcagcccattacgaagggctgagccacagttcttcatcgacatcagtcgtcacgtaaacaaagtgcacataatgccttacatatgtgtagctggaacctcggttctgcgcacaatgacgaataatcgcgttgtaggtgcttcccaatttcacaaatattgtgatttatggcgtagtggggaccttgctagtgtacttgtattagtagccccaagagagtttagaacgggctctaaaaatgccgctcttccagctttcgctgtgactgtgctgcgctttccgcgcaggcctggcattttttggcttcctctttcctttccagcgaatagttttcttctctctccctatgactttcgtcattagatctaacagctcactgtactcccagtccttgcctggtattttgcctacttcttcctcgactcttgaggctgtatttattatttgtttgtcatttaaatacgaggtacCACACTTTGATTCCATGCTCTTATTTGcggttttatatcccatttgtaatgttggtcgtttatgatcactacccaagcttttaatcccttcctcgtctattttcatttctctcagtttgtgataaattcctttagacatgagacaataatgaatacttgattgtttgtttgcgacttcccacgtgatctggccgtcacatttaggccccgtgttcactatctccagactatgttgctcacatagatctagtaataactttccattggtgtctgaataaccgccaaggtcatgtatgtgggcattcatgtcccctagaaggatgatttcggcgccattaccaaattccttaatatccgcactcatgcaatccactatctcctgattcttttctctgcagttatttcccgtccacaagtaggcaaaccctagccacgttttctttccgcctactgcgcccaaaacccagaggtgctctgaacacgtttgtttcactctaacccatttggcgccgtgGTGAATCAGCATTCCTACAAACCCACCATTCCTTTTTGATATGATCGGGAGCCGCTTTCGGCCCCCGATAGGACGCCACCTTCCTGCTAAGCCTTCCGCCTACCACGTTCGCAACGAGGGCACGCATGGCTGCCCTCGTTGCTAACCTCCCTCCATTACTCGACGTGCAAAGCACGCCTCCCATTCCATGGCATTTATGGTGAAAATTTTTCCTAGTTCACCTGAAGGCGGCCGGTGGAAGCGGCTGGGAAGATGAGTGACGAGCGTCAGCGCTCCTGTGCGCGCTCGGCATCTAGGGACAACGCAAATACTTCGCGGCGTAAGAGTAGATCGAAGCACAAGGCGTCCCAAATGCTACGCACTCGGCCAGTACACCGACGGCGTCGGACTCGGGCACGGCGTCGACAGACGCGGCGACGACGACGCAGTACCACACGCTTCTCCAGTTCTTGGATGGGCTATTCGCCCAGGCAACCAACGTGttagccgagcggcaccttttcacgAGCCGCAAAGAACTGCCCAGCGAAACGtttctcgacttcgtcaccgcgctcaaagaaaacgccctgtcatgcaagttcagagtgtcacgaggcgttctgggtgaccaagccctcagatggtagagccgagcagcgagagatgacaatcgggacaacaccgaaacgtagcttttatgaataatctcgtcgtcgtcttctccttgcaagccagatccccactacccattatttccagtacgGTTATCTCCCCCGGGGAAAAGAAGCCGTCCCGGCTACCTAGGGGTACGATAGCACAGGGGGATCATAGTAACGCTTTAAACGTTCTACATGCACAATTTCGCGGTTGCGACGACGCTTATCCGAAGGTGGTTCAAGAGGCTCCACGatatagttcacgggagatgtttGGTTCACTACACGGTAGGGACCCTGGTAGTTTGACATGAGTTTCAGGGACAACCCAGGGGTCGAggcaggcacccaaagccacacaagcgagCCAGGAGAATAGGATGCAGGCGCGACCGCGGCATCACGGTGGTGTTTCTGGCGCTGCTGGTCCTCTGACGTCAACATACGGGAGAGCTTTCGACACTCTTCTGCGTGTGCAGCAGCCTGGGAGAGGGTGGTAGATTCCGAGGCATCAGAGCGatacggaagaattgtatccatggtggaggatggttcgtgcccataaagcaggaagaagggggaaaatcctgtggtggcctgcgtggcggtattataagcatatgtgacaaatgggagaacatggtcccaattgctatggtcagatgcgacgtacatggccatcgtgtcaccaagagtgcgattgaagcgctcagccatcccattagtctgcgggtgatacgcagTTGTTGTACGGTGAATGATACGGCATTCTTTGAGAAGAGCTTCTATGACGTCGGATAGAAATACACGCCCTCTATCACTGAGTAATTCTCTTGGGgctccatggcgaagtatgatgtggcgcagaagaaacgaggcaacatcacgcgcagaGGCGCTGGGCAGAGGTGAAGTTTCCGCATAACGCGTAAGATGGTCGATGgccacgataacccagcggttgccgTCTGAAGTGCTTGGTAGAGGGCCATAGAGATCGACGCCTACGCGATCAAATGCACCTcctgggcaaggcagaggttgcagcggggcagctgaacgacgaggaggatctttgcggcgttggcacgcgAGGCATGAGAGTACATAATGACGGACGAATCTGTACATCCCACGCCAATAATAACGAAGGCGGAGGCGTGTGTAAGTTTTGAGTACCCCTGCCTGCGCGCACTGTGGATCATCGTGAAACGCCGCACAGAGATCCGAACGGAGATGCCGAGGGACCACAAGTAACCATTTG harbors:
- the LOC119390945 gene encoding monocarboxylate transporter 12, coding for MMLKVANKVDGRWDIAMLAGLVSFFGITTNRNSGWFFVAFMEDFQVDRGSASWPSSVLTIMFRSSGLFVAVLQRYTSLFRIGLIGSILLWAGIIASAWSPNIAVITITLGFIHGLGAGIVLMCNLVEIMQYFQKYRGIASGLKFAADPTSAIVFPALLSYLRATYGFRGALLIYAALSMHVTAFSIVLKEPPWLKRDGIEALVSRRPVRETQPIKSSKSMKIRDMLGKMPQPLLKPSFYAVVMGSVLLDYVNAVHLSTLVDYALDSGVSRAHAELTVTYASAPEILGRVLLPLVADVGLVSRTTLTTGNALVLGFLLLLTPETRSLTHVVVRAASSVALATLMTMKHVLVADYYGTDAVALLSGASGVLLVPVLLSNPSIIGYFRDISGAYDNLFRILAGMVIGMAVVFLISVCSSRRFASRPTNDVQEG